A genomic stretch from Oncorhynchus tshawytscha isolate Ot180627B linkage group LG07, Otsh_v2.0, whole genome shotgun sequence includes:
- the LOC112253694 gene encoding calsequestrin-2-like: MQLLWLSLLPCLYLASLCSAEQGLEFPSFDGKDRVLHINERNYKKALKRFDMLCLLYHEPQPAHKGRQKQLQMTELVLELTAQVLEDKDIGFGMVDSQKDAKVAKKLGLEEEGSLYIFKDDRVIEFDGEFSADTLVEFLLDVLEDPVELISNPMELRAFERMEEDIRLIGYFKGEDSYYKAFQEASERFQPYIKFFATFDKATAKHLSLKMNEVNFYEPFMEEPAILPGRQLSEMEIVEFVHQHKRATLRKLRAEDMFETWEDNLDGIHIVAFAEEEDPDGYEFLEILKDVARDNTNNPELSIVWIDPDDFPLLTTYWEKTFKVNLFKPQIGVVNVTDADSVWLDMSNDEDLPTAEELEDWIEDVLSGKVNTEDDDDVKDDYDGVDREDRHQSDDHDDHDDDYDDHDDSD; the protein is encoded by the exons ATGCAGCTCCTCTGGCTGTCCCTATTGCCCTGTCTGTACCTGGCCTCGCTGTGCTCTGCAGAGCAGGGACTGGAGTTCCCCAGCTTTGACGGGAAGGACCGCGTTCTGCACATCAACGAACGCAACTACAAGAAGGCTCTGAAGAGGTTTGACATGCTGTGCCTACTCTACCATGAACCGCAGCCGGCTCACAAAGGCAGGCAGAAGCAGCTTCAGATGACTGAGCTTGTGCTGGAG CTGACTGCACAGGTCCTGGAGGACAAGGACATTGGCTTTGGGATGGTTGACTCTCAGAAGGATGCCAAAGTTGCCAAGAAACTGG GTTTGGAGGAGGAGGGCAGTCTGTACATCTTCAAGGACGACCGTGTGATCGAGTTTGACGGAGAATTCTCAGCAGACACCCTGGTGGAATTCCTGCTGGAT GTGTTGGAGGACCCAGTGGAGCTCATCAGTAATCCTATGGAACTGAGGGCCTttgagaggatggaggaagacataCGCCTCATTGGTTACTTCAAGGGAGAGGACTCAT ACTACAAGGCGTTCCAGGAGGCCTCAGAGCGGTTTCAACCCTACATCAAGTTCTTTGCCACATTCGACAAAGCT ACGGCGAAGCACCTTTCTCTGAAGATGAACGAGGTGAACTTCTATGAGCCCTTCATGGAGGAACCAGCCATCCTCCCTGGCAGGCAACTCTCAGAGATGGAGATAGTGGAGTTTGTCCACCAACACAAAAG GGCGACTCTGAGAAAGTTGCGTGCAGAGGACATGTTTGAGACGTGG GAGGATAACCTGGATGGGATCCACATTGTAGCCTTTGCTGAGGAGGAAGACCCAG ATGGTTATGAGTTCCTGGAGATCCTGAAAGACGTGGCCAGAGACAACACCAACAACCCTGAGCTCAGTATAGTGTGGATAGACCCTGATGACTTCCCACTG CTGACCACATACTGGGAGAAGACCTTCAAGGTGAACCTGTTTAAGCCTCAGATTGGAGTTGTGAACGTAACAGAC GCAGACAGTGTCTGGCTGGACATGTCCAATGATGAAGACCTGCCCACAGCTGAGGAACTGGAGGACTGGATCGAAGACGTGCTGTCTGGGAAGGTCAACACTGAGGATGACGATGATGTGAAGGACGATTATGACGGGGTTGACCGGGAGGATAGGCACCAGAGTGACGATCACGATGATCATGATGATGACTATGACGACCATGATGACAGTGACTAA
- the LOC121846761 gene encoding anther-specific proline-rich protein APG-like encodes MSAGSLCTPGHPLHRTTGCPQPHVSRQPLPPRAPSAPDHWVSPAPCQQAASAPQGTLCTGPLVVPSPMSAGCLGPQGTLCTGPLGDPSPMAASAPQGTLCTGPLGVPSPMSAGSLCPPGHPLHRTTGCPQPHVSRQPLPPRAPSAPDHWVSPAPCQQAASAPQGTLCTGPLGVPSPTSAGCLDPPRAPSAPDHWVSPAPCQQAASAPQGTLCTGPLQGLQLAMPSLGRLLPRVHAADSVTPAPVQIPSPLPSLVGQPEFPDTGWDCIKDLFGRE; translated from the coding sequence ATGTCAGCAGGCAGCCTCTGCACCCCAGGGCACCCTCTGCACCGGACCACTGGGTGTCCCCAGCCCCATGTCAGCAGGCAGCCTCTGCCCCCCAGGGCACCCTCTGCACCGGACCACTGGGTGTCCCCAGCCCCATGTCAGCAGGCAGCCTCTGCCCCCCAGGGCACCCTCTGCACCGGACCACTGGTTGTCCCCAGCCCCATGTCAGCAGGCTGCCTCGGCCCCCAGGGCACCCTCTGCACCGGACCACTGGGTGACCCCAGCCCCATGGCAGCCTCGGCCCCCCAGGGCACCCTCTGCACCGGACCACTGGGTGTCCCCAGCCCCATGTCAGCAGGCAGCCTCTGCCCCCCAGGGCACCCTCTGCACCGGACCACTGGGTGTCCCCAGCCCCATGTCAGCAGGCAGCCTCTGCCCCCCAGGGCACCCTCTGCACCGGACCACTGGGTGTCCCCAGCCCCATGTCAGCAGGCAGCCTCGGCCCCCCAGGGCACCCTCTGCACCGGACCACTGGGTGTCCCCAGCCCCACGTCAGCAGGCTGCCTCGACCCCCCCAGGGCACCCTCTGCACCGGACCACTGGGTGTCCCCAGCCCCATGTCAGCAGGCTGCCTCGGCCCCCCAGGGCACCCTCTGCACCGGACCACTGCAGGGTCTCCAGCTAGCCATGCCCTCTCTGGGCCGCCTCCTCCCCAGGGTCCATGCAGCTGACAGTGTGACGCCTGCCCCGGTACAGatcccctcccctctgcccaGCCTCGTGGGCCAGCCAGAGTTCCCGGACACTGGATGGGACTGCATCAAGGATCTCTTCGGCAGGGAGTAA